Below is a genomic region from Candidatus Hydrogenedentota bacterium.
GGCCGGATCGTGTTGCTTGCCAGTTGCGCCGAGGGTCTTGGAAGCGAACGGTATGCCTCGTGGTTACGCTTGGGAAGCGCGAAGGCCATTATTCGCGAACTTCGAAAGGCCAGTGAGATATACGGACAGACGGCGCTGTCTACGGTGGAGAAGGGACCTTCTGCCATCCTCGTGACGGAACTCCCAGATCAGGCCGTCTCTCTGTTGGGAGCGACAAAAGCCGCCACGATTGCCGAGGCGCTCGAAATGGCGCGTGCCGACTTGTTCGAGGCCGGCATTTCAAATCCAACGTATTACGTCATGCCTTCCGCCGCGTACACGGTTCCATTCGTGGTGGGCTCAGAAGACAAGGCGCAAGTCACGCCAGGTCTGTCTGGTTTCACGCACACGCGCACGTAATACGCCTTGTCAATCAGCCTCCGCTAGTCGTTTCCGCTGTGGCCGCGGGCCTTTGCCACTTGACGATCAACTCATTGGGGTCGGGATTGGACTGCAGAAACTCTTCGTAGGCGCCGATGTTCTTAAGCTCACGTCCGAAGAATGCGGTGACATATCCATTCGTCAGCCGGTAGACAGTCTCCATTGGTAGATACGTAATGGGTTCTCCGTTTGTGATTCGCTCTCCCTGGCCCACGCCGTCGCCAAAGTCGGGCTTGAAGTAGTACATGCATGTAAACGAAAAGTGGCCGGCGTTCTTGAATTCCACGAGATAGTGTGGCCCCTTGGATTCTTCATAATACAGCCGCGCCCGATCATTGCCTTCGGCCTTAATGGTCTTGTCTTCGGTTGCAACGACGACTAACACGGGACAATTGTAGTTCGTTCGTGACTTCGCGACTCCTGTAATCGGCGCTATCGCTTTCACGCGCGGATCCGCGTCCGCAACCAGCGTGCTGGTGTAGCCGCCGAACGAATGGCCCGTCACGCCAATGTGCTCGGCATCGATTCTGCCCAAGAAGCGGCTATCTCCCCCCTTGCTGAATCGAATCATGGTGTCAATCAGAAATGAAACATCCTTGGGACGATCCACCTCCGATTGCTTTCTCATGTCCTCGTTGAAAATGACCACTTCTTCGCCGACCACCGTCGCGGCACAATTACCCGTGTGATCGGGCGCGACCACGATGTAGCCGTGACTGGCGAGATGCTCGCACAGAAAGGGACTCTGCGTGCGCAAACCGCCGTTCCCGTGAGAAAACACGATCAACGGGAATCTTCCGTCGCGCACACGCGCGTCCCGCACGGCGATGCTCGGAAACGTTTTGCTTACTTCCCGGATATCCGCGCCAAAGGCGAGGCCCATCGCGATCATGTACCCAATGTTCTTTCCGCCCAGGTAGTAATCGACAAGGCTGTTTTTCGGAAGTTCCTTGGTCTCGTCGGTTGCCGGATACCAAATCTCCGTCAGTAACGACCTCGGTCCCTTGCTCGACTCGTCCGTCCGCGAGTGATCGACAAGCTGTAGCGTCGTCACTCCGACAGGAAAAGGTCCCGGCTTTTCTGGGTCGGGCGCATCTTGCGCTTGCGCTGCGATGGCACAGAAGAAAGCGGTAGTCAAAAGAACCAGTCGGTATCCGCGGGGCATAGGAGTCTCCTTGCAGCCAGGGTTCGGCCATGGCGGTATCGCCACGCTCGCGTCCGCGCGAGCGGCTCAACAATACCACACATTCAGGCGTAACGCCGCTACTGAATCGCTTCCGCGAGATTCACGTATTGATCCTTCAGAAGAGGATACAAATCGCGGTATATCGCGTAGAGTTTCGCGTATTTCGCGTGCGTCTCCGGATTGGGCTTCGAGTGTTCGCCTAGCCGAACCCAGTTCTTCACCACGTCGTAGTTCTTGTAGATGCCAACGCCGACGCCTGCCGCCACCGCGTTGCCAACCGGGGCGCCCTTCGACGACTGAGCGTAGGCACACTCCACGTTAAGAATGTCCGCGATAATCTGTCGCCACATGGGACTGTGCGCGCCGCCCTCGCTCAGAATCATTGGCAAGTCCATCTTCACGCCACTCGCGCGCATCAAATCGAAGTTGTGCCGCAGACCGTAACCCGCGCCTTCCATCAATGCGCGAATGAGATGGCCGCGCCCATGATCGAGACTCAGGCCGAATACCACGCCACGCGCGTGCGTATCCCATATCGGTGTGCGTTCGCCCATGAAGTACGGCAACACGATTAGCCCATTGCTGCCCGGCGGCACGTTGCGCGCTTCGTCGTTCAGCATCACGTACGCGTCGCGTCCCGTCATCTTCTCCGCGGTCAATTCGAGTTGTCCGAAGTTGTCGCGAAAGTACCGGATCAACGCCCCGCAAGAGACCAGCGCTGCCAGCGTCGTGTAGAGCGTGCGCGAGTTGGCCGTGTGCACAATGGTAATCATGTCCTTCGTGAACGTCGGCGTCTCGTGTACCACGCCCAACACGCCCGCTGTACCCATGACCAACTGCGTTGAGCCGGGCTCTACCGCGCCGCCCGCAACCCATGCCGCATTGCAGTCCACCGTTCCCGCGACCACCGGCGTGCCCGCCGCAAGCCCTGTACGTTCCGAGGCTTCCCTTGTCACCTCGCCGATCACTTCGTCGCACGCAAACGCTTCTGGTAGCTTGTCCGGGTCAAGGCCAATTTCTTCAAGCAGCGCCGTGTCCCACTTTCGTTTCACGATGTCAAACGCGATACCAATGAGCGATGCGTTCGAATAGTCCGTCACTGCCTTTCCGGTCAGCTTCATGCACGGATAGTCCGCCGCCGTCTGAAGTTTGTAGGTCTTCTTATACAAGTCCGGACGATTCGCCTTTTCCCACATCAGCTTCGCCGTAGCGTAGTAGGGATCGATGGGATTCGCGCTCAGTTTGAAGACGCGCTCATCGCCGATATTCTGCTTCAACCACTCACATTCGGCCGTCGCCCGCCGGTCCATCCAGATGTGCCCGTTCGCCAACGGACGAAGATCTTTGTCCACGCAAATGCACGCGGGCGACAACGCACTAATTGAAACACCTTTGATATCTTTCGGATCGACCTTGGATTGTTTGATTGAAACTGCGATGGTGTCCGCCACCGCATTCCAATACCACTCGGGGTCATGTTCGGCTTTGGCCCCGGGGTACTTTTCCCAGGCCTCTTTCGTTGTGATGAGTGGATACTCGATATAGTGCGTACCCAGGACGTTCCCTTCGACGTCCATCACCACCGCTTTGGTTCCACCTGTCCCCACATCGCAACCGACTAGGAATTGCCCCATGACACACGCTCCCGTTTGTCTTTGTAATGACACGTGCTTACTTTTAAAAATGACAACAAAAAAGCGCCCGCCATCGCTGACGAGCGCTTGAGATCAACTGCCTTCTGCGAATCGCATCTTCATCTTCAGCTCAACGTATTCTTCACGTCGCCCGCGACACGCGTCGGGATACCAAGGTTGAGACACACGCTCACGAGTTCCTGAACGATATCGCCGTAGCCAATGGTAATGTGGTTCGACATGTGGGACGCCATCAACTCGTTTCGGTCGTAACCCGGAATGTAGACGTTCGCAATCGGCCACACCGGCGTCGTTTTGTCGAGGCGATCCTTCACTTCCTTCTCGGGCATTTCCAGCACTTCGCCCGTGCCGCAGTCCATGCCCAACTGACCGAACTGTTCGTAACAACGCGCCCACGTGATCGTGCCAGGCTTCGATATGCCAGAACACGTGCCGCCGCCCAGCGGGAAATACATCGCCGGTTGACGGTAGATCTTCGTGTTCTTCCAGCCGTTCCAGTGCGCGGGAGGAGCGCCGCCGGAAATCTCGAACACCCACGCGAACTTGCCGTCGTACTCGCGTCCCCAGCGTACGTCGTGCAATGTCGTTTCGGGATCCATCTTCTTCATCTGGTAGATATCGTGCATCAGCAACTGCGGAATGCCAGCGCCGAGGTCGCCTTCGTTGAAATGGACAATGGGTTTGCCCTTGTTGATGACTTTCCCGGTTGCCGGGCTGACCACGTCGGGACGGTCGGCGTTGTTCAGCATGCCTTCCACCAAGTCCGATGCGGGCACCGAACGCACGAGTCCGTACTGATAGGGAATACCAACCGACGCCAACCCATAGCGTTCGTAGATACGGGCCGCCGCAGCGTACATCTTCATCTGGGAAAGCACCTGCGCGTGCGTGAGCTGCTTGAACTGATCGTATCCCCAATCGAACCAAGCGCCTTTCTTCACCAGCCAGTTGAGGTACTTCTGACCTTCTTCATCGCTCACGAGCTTCATCTCGGCGAGCAGATCGGACTGGTTCAGGTATTCGATCGGCATACCTGCCGCGCCGACCTTGCCGGGGTCGAGGACCGCGTTCAACATCCCCATGCATCCCGGATCGAATTGACCCATGATGCGCTTGTTCTTGCGAATGTCCGCAGCAAGTTCTTCGCCCAGTTTTGCGGCCTTGCTCGAAAGCTTCAGCTTCGACGCGTCAACCACGTGATCCATCTTGTGTGTCGTCTTGCCGGTCTTCACCCATTCGCCGAGCTTCTTCATGAAGTACTCGTCATCAAGGAAGTGATCGCTCCACAGGCGGGAATGCTCCACCGACAAACGCGAAAGCGTGCCGGAATGGTTCAGCAGGGCGACAAGACCAGGCCATGTTCCGTCGAAGTTCGCGAGCAACAGGATGGGCCCCTTGTGCGTCTGCAGCGGACCGCTAACGTGGTGCGCGTACGCCCAGCAGCTCAGCACAACGACGACCGGCGCATTCGGATCGATCTTCGAGAAGACGGATGTCCCCTCACACTGCTTCGTCAGAAACCCGTGCTTCCGCTTCTTGTCGTAATCGGGATACACCTCGGTCTTTACACCGAGCTTCGTGAAGGCCTGCTTAACGGCCTTCAACGTCTCTTCCTGCATCGGCCAGCACACGACACCCGCCGAATCCCGAAAGTCGCCGTTCGAAATCAGATAGACCTTTTTGCCCTTGTCCTTGCTCATGGTCCCCGTTCCTCCTGTTCCGCCCAGTCTGCAATCCGCCGCCGCTCGCGCGCAGATAGTATTGCCAGGGGAGTTGTTTATCTTCATTCGCCAACCGTCCCGCGAGCCGCTGTTGCCCCCCTCGCCGGTCAATCGCCGCAACAGGATAGCACACGAACACCAAAAGCGCGACAAGGCAAAGCCAGACACTTACAAGGGCTGACGTAGCACCGAGTCACCCAGGAACGGACGATGGACGTTCGCCAAGAAGGCAGTCCTTAGTCGTGCGAACTTCCAAAGACCCACTTCACCCTGATTCCCTCGCCGGAGACCTTTCCTGGGATATAGCGAATCGTGCAGTCGCCGCCATACCAATCAACGACTCTAAGGCGGCCCCGATCATCGGGCAAGCTGGCCAAAGTAGTGCCATCTGGCAACAAGAATCGAGCCGAGTCTCCGGGAGTGGCTTCCACTTTAACGGCCAGAATCTCCGGCTTCGAACTTGCGGGATGAAGGATTAGCTCATGCTCGGCCCGCGGATCAGGGATTGTCTCCTCTCCGTCCCAGCCCTTCAGCCAAAGCGTAACAGGGCCGTATCTCTGCAGGAGCCGATCCGAACCGCCGAAAGCCATGAAAAGGCTCGTGCCTATTATGACGGAAAGACCCAAAAAGAGAAGAAGCCTCATCACCTTTGCATCCCGCCACGCCATCGGTCTCGCAAGTCGTTCACGCTCTTCTCATTTGGAGCTTGGCTACAGTCACGAAGCCAATCACCGCTATCAAGATTAACACCACAGGTACTCCACTTAAAGGCACCTGCGGTACCTCCAGGGCATCATAGGGATCGGTTCCCATTTCCACTTCGATACCATCTGCAATTCCGTCGTTGTCAGAATCGGTATCCAAGTAATTAGGCAATCCGTCGGAGTCGCCGTCGGCTACACCCTCATCGACGTCAGACATCCAGTCGCCATCAGAATCCGCATCCAGGTAGTTTGGAGTCCCATCGTGATCCGAGTCAGCAGTGGTCTCGACACCGTTTGCGATCCCGTCTTCGTCGCTGTCGCCGCTCGGTCCATTCAAGTCGTAGCGCGAGACCATGGAATACACGCGATCGGGGGAACCAGTCGCGACGTATGTGCCCAGCCAGGTTCCGTTCTTGCCCGCGACCAAATACGTATCACTATAGTAGGGTATCCACGACGACAAGGCGCTCCTGGTCGTCCAAGTAGCCCCGGCATCAGTCGAAATCATCGTTCCA
It encodes:
- a CDS encoding dienelactone hydrolase family protein — its product is MPRGYRLVLLTTAFFCAIAAQAQDAPDPEKPGPFPVGVTTLQLVDHSRTDESSKGPRSLLTEIWYPATDETKELPKNSLVDYYLGGKNIGYMIAMGLAFGADIREVSKTFPSIAVRDARVRDGRFPLIVFSHGNGGLRTQSPFLCEHLASHGYIVVAPDHTGNCAATVVGEEVVIFNEDMRKQSEVDRPKDVSFLIDTMIRFSKGGDSRFLGRIDAEHIGVTGHSFGGYTSTLVADADPRVKAIAPITGVAKSRTNYNCPVLVVVATEDKTIKAEGNDRARLYYEESKGPHYLVEFKNAGHFSFTCMYYFKPDFGDGVGQGERITNGEPITYLPMETVYRLTNGYVTAFFGRELKNIGAYEEFLQSNPDPNELIVKWQRPAATAETTSGG
- a CDS encoding FGGY-family carbohydrate kinase — encoded protein: MGQFLVGCDVGTGGTKAVVMDVEGNVLGTHYIEYPLITTKEAWEKYPGAKAEHDPEWYWNAVADTIAVSIKQSKVDPKDIKGVSISALSPACICVDKDLRPLANGHIWMDRRATAECEWLKQNIGDERVFKLSANPIDPYYATAKLMWEKANRPDLYKKTYKLQTAADYPCMKLTGKAVTDYSNASLIGIAFDIVKRKWDTALLEEIGLDPDKLPEAFACDEVIGEVTREASERTGLAAGTPVVAGTVDCNAAWVAGGAVEPGSTQLVMGTAGVLGVVHETPTFTKDMITIVHTANSRTLYTTLAALVSCGALIRYFRDNFGQLELTAEKMTGRDAYVMLNDEARNVPPGSNGLIVLPYFMGERTPIWDTHARGVVFGLSLDHGRGHLIRALMEGAGYGLRHNFDLMRASGVKMDLPMILSEGGAHSPMWRQIIADILNVECAYAQSSKGAPVGNAVAAGVGVGIYKNYDVVKNWVRLGEHSKPNPETHAKYAKLYAIYRDLYPLLKDQYVNLAEAIQ
- a CDS encoding fucose isomerase, which produces MSKDKGKKVYLISNGDFRDSAGVVCWPMQEETLKAVKQAFTKLGVKTEVYPDYDKKRKHGFLTKQCEGTSVFSKIDPNAPVVVVLSCWAYAHHVSGPLQTHKGPILLLANFDGTWPGLVALLNHSGTLSRLSVEHSRLWSDHFLDDEYFMKKLGEWVKTGKTTHKMDHVVDASKLKLSSKAAKLGEELAADIRKNKRIMGQFDPGCMGMLNAVLDPGKVGAAGMPIEYLNQSDLLAEMKLVSDEEGQKYLNWLVKKGAWFDWGYDQFKQLTHAQVLSQMKMYAAAARIYERYGLASVGIPYQYGLVRSVPASDLVEGMLNNADRPDVVSPATGKVINKGKPIVHFNEGDLGAGIPQLLMHDIYQMKKMDPETTLHDVRWGREYDGKFAWVFEISGGAPPAHWNGWKNTKIYRQPAMYFPLGGGTCSGISKPGTITWARCYEQFGQLGMDCGTGEVLEMPEKEVKDRLDKTTPVWPIANVYIPGYDRNELMASHMSNHITIGYGDIVQELVSVCLNLGIPTRVAGDVKNTLS
- a CDS encoding thrombospondin type 3 repeat-containing protein; translated protein: MASDEAGNVVLVWSSKGTHGFSDDSDDDLFSLRSANHGATWFPMEEMTVSDGYASTDTYPSIATDRRGRWLTLWSGASSESGTMISTDAGATWTTRSALSSWIPYYSDTYLVAGKNGTWLGTYVATGSPDRVYSMVSRYDLNGPSGDSDEDGIANGVETTADSDHDGTPNYLDADSDGDWMSDVDEGVADGDSDGLPNYLDTDSDNDGIADGIEVEMGTDPYDALEVPQVPLSGVPVVLILIAVIGFVTVAKLQMRRA